The following is a genomic window from Sulfitobacter pontiacus.
GAGCGTCAGGTTCTGCGCGGCTTGATGGAGGCGAAATCGAACAAGGAAATCGCCCGCGACCTAGAGTTGCAAGAGGTCACGATCAAGCTGCACGTCAAAACGCTGTGCCGCAAGCTGGACGCCCGCAACCGCACCGACGCCGCAATGATCGCACGCAGTGCGGGGTTTATCTGATCGGGGTAAACAGCGCGTCGTCCAGCGTGCAATCCTTGATCACGTCGCGCCCGCAAGGCACCGGCTCCAGCGTTTTTGACAGGCATAGACGCACTTCTTGAATGTAGCCGCTTTTGCAGGTGACGGTAACGCCATCGGCCTCCATCGTCGGGTTTGCTTTCAGAAACGCTTCCTCCACCACCGAGGCGGGCAGGCGGATGTCGCCTGTGACCTTGCGAAACACCGCGGGGCGGGTCACGGCATCATAGGCCTGACGCGACAGATCAAAATATCCGGTGGCAGACAGGCCGGTACAGCTGCCGTGTTTCTTCCATTGATGCCACGCCAGACCGGGCGTTCCCATAATGTCAGCCATGGCGGCGGTCATGCCACGGGTGGGGGGCCGTTCGGCGGTGCGGCAGTAAGATGGAAACCCCCGATGCAGCTGCGGCCAAAGCCCGTGCATGATCCAGCCGTGATCGTGGCGCGCGTCGCATTGCGCGGAATCGCGCGCATCGCCCTCCAGCGCGTACCAGTTGGGCGACCAGCTGAGCGCCAGCACGTAATAGTCGAATTCCCCTGCAATTTCGCCCTTGGCCGCCACGGGGCGGGGCATCGGGGCCAGCAACAGACACAGGCACAGGATCAGCAATCGCATTGGGGTCTTTCCTTATTTTGCCGGTCCGAGTATAAGGCGTTCAAGTTCCCCCACAATGGAAACCGTTCTGCCCCGCAGGACAGCCTATTTCAGGCGACGGGGAAAGTGCGTTTTAAGGAGAGACCGACATGGCAAAACCGATTATGGCCCGCGCCACTGCCGTATGGCTGGTGGACAACACAACTTTGAGCTTCAAACAGATCGCGGATTTCGTGGAAATGCACGAGCTTGAAGTGCAGGGCATCGCGGATGGTGACGTGGCGCAAGGCGTGAAGGGCTTTGACCCGATTGCCAACAACCAGCTGACCGAAGAAGAGATCGAAAAAGGGCAGGCGAACCCGCTGCACAAGCTCAAGCTCAAGTTCAACGCGTCTGCCCAAGGCGAAGAGAAACGTCGCGGCCCGCGCTATACGCCGCTGTCCAAACGTCAGGACCGCCCCGCGTCGATCTACTGGCTGGTCAAGTTCCACCCCGAACTCTCCGACGGTCAGGTCAGCAAGCTGGTCGGCACCACCAAGCCAACCATTCAGGCGATCCGCGAGCGGACGCACTGGAACATTGCGAACATCCAACCGATCGATCCCGTGGCTTTGGGCCTGTGCAAACAGTCCGAACTGGACGCCGCCGTCCAGAAAGCCGCTGCCAAGAAAGCCGCCGAAGGTGGCTTGATGACCGATGACGAACGCCGCCGTTTGGTCAGCACCGAACAATCGCTTGGCATGGATACGGAGCCGAAGATGCCGACCTCTATCGAAGGTCTGGAAACGTTCACCCTGTCCGGCAACCCTGCGGATGACGAAGAAAAAGACCACGGCGACTATTCTGACGCCGACAGTTTCTTCAAGCTGCCCGAGGGCGGTTCCGACACGGATGAAGACGACGACAAGTAATTCGGTTCCGCCCTTCTGGCGGCTTCGGAACAAATCCGCTTAACCTTGTGTTGAGCTAGGGGTGCAGGGCAACCGCTCTGCGCCCCTTTTTTGACGTAGGGGGCATGCATGCTGGCGACGATACTACTCGGTCTGTTTTGGGGCGTTGTCGCACTCGTTGCTGCGATCAGCGTGCTTCCCTTTAGCAAGATACCGCATGGCGCGATCCGGGGGATGGCGTTCCCCCGTGAACAGCTGTTTGTGTTGACCGTGGCGCTGGCTGCCGTGGCGCTGGTGTTTCTTGAACCTGACCATCGCAACCCGGCGCTGGCGATCCTCGCTGTGATTGCGGCGATCCACACGGGCTACATCCTGAAGTTCACGCCGCTCTGGCCGCGCCAATCCGTGGATGCGACCAAGGCACAGGCCGCTGACGTGGAAAACCGTGTCACCATCCTTGCGTCAAACGTGAAACAATCCAATCGCCAGTATCAGCGTCTGATCGACCTGATCCGCACCGAAGACCCCGATATCGCCGCCGCGCTTGAGGTGGACCCGGACTGGGTCGACGCGCTTCATGACGCGCTGAAAGACCAGTACCCGCATTGGGTGAAAGTGCCCAAGGATAACTCCTATGGCGTGGTCATGATGTCCAAGATGGAGCCGTCAGAGACGCAGGTGCGGGACCTGCTGGTTGATGATGTGCCGTCGATCCGGACCAAGGTCGCGATGCCGTCAGGGCGGATGTGGCGTTTGTATATTGTGCACCCCGAACCGCCCGTGCCCTATCACGACACCAAGGGCCGCGACGGAGAGATCGCGTTGGTCGGCATCGAAGCCAGCAAGGACGATCTGCCCGCGATCGTGACAGGCGATCTGAACGACGTTGCCTGGTCCACCACCACCCGTCGGTTTCAGCGGCTGTCGGGGCTGCTTGATCCACGGGTCGGACGTGGCTTCTATAACACATTCCATGCGGGTATTGCCGTCATGCGCTGGCCCCTTGACCACCTGTTCCATGATGCAGAGTTCCGCCTGATCCGTATGTCGCGCTTGCCCAATATAGGGTCCGACCACTTCCCGATCCTGTTCTCGCTTGCCCTGACAGGGGAGCCTCAGTCGAATTCCACGCCCGAACAAAGCGACGCCGAAGAGCGCGCGGAAGTGCGGGAAATGGCAGCTGAGGAACGCGAAAAGGACCGCGAAGCCATCGGCACGGATTGGGAAAAATAGCCCCGATCCGTCACCGCTTACCGGTACGCAGCGCTTTGCGTGCCTCCTTGAAAAACGAATTGTCGTATCGAGTATTTTGCCACTTGCGCGAATCTGAAAACAGCGTAAATGCGCGCTTACAGACGCCAACGCACGCGCCTCTGGCCGGTCCGTCTGTCCGCGGATTGACCCCGCGCCTATGCAGCGACGGTAACGTCTCTTGAAACGACATGTTAGGGTACTCCCGCCCTTCCTTGCTCTTTGGAGATGACCATGAACGCCACAGCTACCGCCACCGTGAACACATCCGCAGCATCGAACTATGACGAAGCGGCTGATTACATCTGGAACAACAGCTTCGACAAACCGACTCTCGTCGTCAGCCGCGCCCGTGTGGGTGTACAATACGACGCGCTGCAAGCCGGTCTGGGCGATGCGCGAATCCACTATGCGGTAAAGGCGAACCCCGCCCCCGAGATCATTCGTATGCTGGTCGAACGCGGCTCGGGCTTTGATGCGGCGTCGCGTCAAGAGATCGAGCTGTGTCTGTCCCAAGGGGCGGATCCTGCGAAAATCTCTTTCGGCAACACCATCAAACGCGGCGTTGATATCGCCTTTGCCCATTCCATCGGGGTGACCATGTTCGCCGCCGACTGCGAGGCGGAGCTCGACAAAATCGCAGAGCACGCCCCCGGCGCGCGCGTCTATATCCGTCTGATCGTCGAGAATTCCATGGCGGACTGGCCGCTGACCCGCAAGTTCGGCTGCGCGGGCTCGCTGCTGCCAAGCCTGCTGGAGTACACCAAGTCCGTGGGTCTCGTGCCTTATGGTCTGTCGTTTCACGTCGGTTCGCAAACCCGTCGCGCCGAATACTGGCATCCCGTTCTGGATCAGGTCGCTCCGCTGTGGCACGCCGCGAAAGAAGCAGGGCACGACCTGCAACTGCTGAACATCGGCGGCGGTTTTCCTGCCTATCACGGTGATCCGGTGGATGCGCCGCGCGGCTATGCCGCCGCAGTCGTTGCCGCTGTCAAAGAACGCTTTGGCGAGATTCCGGTCCTGATGGCAGAGCCGGGCCGCGGCATGGTCGCAGAGGCAGGGCATATCGCGGCCGAAGTGTTGCTGGTGTCGCGCAAATCGGCAGAGGCGGCGCGCCGTTGGGTGTATCTGGATATCGGGCGTTTTTCCGGTCTGGCCGAAACCGAGGGCGAGGCGATCCGCTATGAATTCGTGACCCCGCATGACGGCAAGCCTGTCGGCCCCTGCGTGCTGGCGGGGCCATCTTGTGACAGTGCTGATGTGCTTTATGAAAAGAATCCGGTTGACCTTCCACTTGACCTAAGGGACGGTGACAAAATCTTGATCAAGAACTGCGGCGCTTACACCAGCTCGTACAGTTCGGTCGGCTTTAACGGGTTTCCGCCGCTTGATGTATTGGTCCTGTAACAGGATCATTGACGTCGCGCGGGAAGGGCCGTCTGCTTTGGGAGGAGCAGGCGGCCCATCTATTTTCAGCCCTACGGTTTGACGCGGGGGTTTTACCCGCGGTTTGTGCCGTTTTTACGGGAAACTCTTGACTTCCGCGGCCCCAAACGGTGTACCTGCCCCGAACAATTCTAGCCCTCGAAAGGGACCCGTCATGCACGCATATCGCAGCCATACATGCGCCGATCTGAGCAAGGAAAACGTTGGCGACAAGGTTCGCCTGTCCGGGTGGGTGCACCGTGTGCGCGACCACGGTGGTATCCTGTTTATCGACCTGCGCGACCATTACGGCATGACCCAAGTGCTATGCGACCCTGATTCCCCCGTCTTTGCCGAGGTGGAAAAGGTGCGGTCCGAATGGTGTATCCGCATCGATGGCGAGGTAAAGGCCCGCGACGCCGATCTGGTCAACACCAAGATCCCCACCGGCGAGATCGAAGTTTTCGTGCGCGACATCGAAGTGCTGGGGCCCGCGAAAGAACTGCCTTTGCAGGTCTTTGGCGATCAGGAATACCCCGAGGAAACCCGCCTGCGCTATCGCTACCTCGATCTGCGTCGCGAAAAAATGCAGGACAACATGGTGCTGCGGTCCGACGTTGTGTCGTCGATCCGCAAGCGCATGTGGGACCAGAACTTCAAAGAATTCCAGACGCCGATCATCACCGCGTCTTCCCCCGAAGGCGCGCGCGACTTCCTTGTGCCGTCGCGTCTGCACCCGGGCAAGTTCTACGCTTTGCCGCAGGCCCCGCAGCAGTTCAAACAGCTGCTGATGGTGTCCGGCTTTGACAAGTATTTCCAGATCGCGCCCTGTTTCCGCGACGAAGACCCGCGCGCTGACCGGTCGCCCACCGATTTCTACCAGCTCGACCTCGAGATGTCCTTTGTCGAACAGCAAGACGTGTTCGACACCATCCAGCCCGTGCTGACTGGCATTTTCGAAGAATTCGGCGGCGGCAAGGCTGTGGATCAGGAATGGCCGCAAATCTCTTATAAAGATGCGGCGCTGTGGTATGGCTCTGACAAGCCCGACCTGCGCAACCCGATCAAGATGCAGGTCGTGTCCGACCATTTCCGCGGCTCCGGCTTTGCGATCTTCGCGAAACTGCTGGAACAGGAAGGCACCGAAATCCGCGCCATCCCCGCGCCCACAGGCGGCAGCCGCAAGTTCTGCGACCGCATGAACGCCTTTGCGCAAAAAGAAGGGCTGCCCGGCATGGGTTATATCTTCTGGCGCGAGAAAACCGCCGACAGCGTGGCACAGGAACTGGGCATCACGGTGAAAGAAGCCCAAGCCAAGCTGAAAGCCGGTGAGGTCGAAGGCGGCATGGAAGCAGCGGGCCCACTGGCCAAGAACATCGGGCCAGAGCGTACCGAGGCGATCCGCCAGCAATTGGGTCTGGACGTGGGCGATGCGGCGTTCTTCCTAGGCGGCAAGCCCAAGTCCTTCGAAGGTGTCGCGGGCCGTGCCCGTAACGTTATCGGTGCCGAATTGGGGCTGACGGACGAAAACCGTTTCGCCTTTGCCTGGATCGTTGATTTCCCGATCTACGAGAAAGACGAAGAAACCGGCAAAATCGACTTTGAACACAACCCGTTCTCTATGCCGCAGGGCGGGATGGACGCGCTGATGGGCGACCCGCTTGAGGTGCTTGGCTATCAGTATGACCTTGCGTGCAACGGCTACGAACTGGTGTCCGGTGCCATCCGGAACCACAAGCCAGAGATCATGTTCAAGGCGTTCGAGATCGCAGGCTACGGCAAGGACGAAGTCGAAAAGCGGTTCGGCGGCATGGTGAACGCGTTCCAATACGGTGCCCCGCCCCACGGTGGTTGTGCGGCCGGTATCGACCGGATCGTCATGTTGCTGGCGGAAGAGGCGAACATCCGCGAGGTGATCCTCTTCCCGATGAACCAGCGCGCCGAAGATCT
Proteins encoded in this region:
- a CDS encoding ribonuclease T2 — translated: MRLLILCLCLLLAPMPRPVAAKGEIAGEFDYYVLALSWSPNWYALEGDARDSAQCDARHDHGWIMHGLWPQLHRGFPSYCRTAERPPTRGMTAAMADIMGTPGLAWHQWKKHGSCTGLSATGYFDLSRQAYDAVTRPAVFRKVTGDIRLPASVVEEAFLKANPTMEADGVTVTCKSGYIQEVRLCLSKTLEPVPCGRDVIKDCTLDDALFTPIR
- a CDS encoding DUF1013 domain-containing protein — encoded protein: MAKPIMARATAVWLVDNTTLSFKQIADFVEMHELEVQGIADGDVAQGVKGFDPIANNQLTEEEIEKGQANPLHKLKLKFNASAQGEEKRRGPRYTPLSKRQDRPASIYWLVKFHPELSDGQVSKLVGTTKPTIQAIRERTHWNIANIQPIDPVALGLCKQSELDAAVQKAAAKKAAEGGLMTDDERRRLVSTEQSLGMDTEPKMPTSIEGLETFTLSGNPADDEEKDHGDYSDADSFFKLPEGGSDTDEDDDK
- a CDS encoding endonuclease/exonuclease/phosphatase family protein, coding for MLATILLGLFWGVVALVAAISVLPFSKIPHGAIRGMAFPREQLFVLTVALAAVALVFLEPDHRNPALAILAVIAAIHTGYILKFTPLWPRQSVDATKAQAADVENRVTILASNVKQSNRQYQRLIDLIRTEDPDIAAALEVDPDWVDALHDALKDQYPHWVKVPKDNSYGVVMMSKMEPSETQVRDLLVDDVPSIRTKVAMPSGRMWRLYIVHPEPPVPYHDTKGRDGEIALVGIEASKDDLPAIVTGDLNDVAWSTTTRRFQRLSGLLDPRVGRGFYNTFHAGIAVMRWPLDHLFHDAEFRLIRMSRLPNIGSDHFPILFSLALTGEPQSNSTPEQSDAEERAEVREMAAEEREKDREAIGTDWEK
- a CDS encoding type III PLP-dependent enzyme, with amino-acid sequence MTMNATATATVNTSAASNYDEAADYIWNNSFDKPTLVVSRARVGVQYDALQAGLGDARIHYAVKANPAPEIIRMLVERGSGFDAASRQEIELCLSQGADPAKISFGNTIKRGVDIAFAHSIGVTMFAADCEAELDKIAEHAPGARVYIRLIVENSMADWPLTRKFGCAGSLLPSLLEYTKSVGLVPYGLSFHVGSQTRRAEYWHPVLDQVAPLWHAAKEAGHDLQLLNIGGGFPAYHGDPVDAPRGYAAAVVAAVKERFGEIPVLMAEPGRGMVAEAGHIAAEVLLVSRKSAEAARRWVYLDIGRFSGLAETEGEAIRYEFVTPHDGKPVGPCVLAGPSCDSADVLYEKNPVDLPLDLRDGDKILIKNCGAYTSSYSSVGFNGFPPLDVLVL
- the aspS gene encoding aspartate--tRNA ligase, translated to MHAYRSHTCADLSKENVGDKVRLSGWVHRVRDHGGILFIDLRDHYGMTQVLCDPDSPVFAEVEKVRSEWCIRIDGEVKARDADLVNTKIPTGEIEVFVRDIEVLGPAKELPLQVFGDQEYPEETRLRYRYLDLRREKMQDNMVLRSDVVSSIRKRMWDQNFKEFQTPIITASSPEGARDFLVPSRLHPGKFYALPQAPQQFKQLLMVSGFDKYFQIAPCFRDEDPRADRSPTDFYQLDLEMSFVEQQDVFDTIQPVLTGIFEEFGGGKAVDQEWPQISYKDAALWYGSDKPDLRNPIKMQVVSDHFRGSGFAIFAKLLEQEGTEIRAIPAPTGGSRKFCDRMNAFAQKEGLPGMGYIFWREKTADSVAQELGITVKEAQAKLKAGEVEGGMEAAGPLAKNIGPERTEAIRQQLGLDVGDAAFFLGGKPKSFEGVAGRARNVIGAELGLTDENRFAFAWIVDFPIYEKDEETGKIDFEHNPFSMPQGGMDALMGDPLEVLGYQYDLACNGYELVSGAIRNHKPEIMFKAFEIAGYGKDEVEKRFGGMVNAFQYGAPPHGGCAAGIDRIVMLLAEEANIREVILFPMNQRAEDLMMNAPSEPQSDQLMELGLRVIPQD